The following proteins are encoded in a genomic region of Candidatus Delongbacteria bacterium:
- a CDS encoding ABC-2 family transporter protein encodes MGRYLRLYLNFLRFSFSRAMEFRLDFFFRVVMDAAFYAVQIVFFSVIYRHTALLGGWSYDQVLIFACGFFLIDALHMTVFANNMWWLPIFVNKGDLDYYLVRPVSSLFFLSLRDFAANSFLNLLLAAGLMAWALLRFPGPLDPLRVAVFLALLVNGAFLYYLIHLAFLIPVFWLHSNRGLGETFYTLEKYAEKPDRIFHGWVRRLLVTALPFSLIASFPAALLFEGLRPGLLLHVLGVTLLAFAAARAAWQLALRNYSSASS; translated from the coding sequence ATGGGCCGCTACCTGCGACTGTACCTGAACTTCCTGCGCTTCTCGTTCAGCCGGGCCATGGAATTCCGGCTGGACTTCTTCTTTCGCGTGGTGATGGACGCGGCCTTCTACGCCGTGCAGATCGTCTTCTTCAGTGTGATCTACCGCCACACGGCCCTGTTGGGCGGCTGGAGCTACGACCAGGTGCTGATCTTCGCCTGCGGCTTCTTCCTCATCGACGCCCTGCACATGACCGTCTTCGCCAACAACATGTGGTGGCTGCCGATCTTCGTGAACAAGGGCGACCTGGACTACTACCTGGTGCGGCCGGTCTCCAGCCTGTTCTTCCTCAGCCTGCGGGACTTCGCGGCCAACTCCTTCCTCAACCTGCTGCTGGCCGCCGGGCTGATGGCCTGGGCCCTGCTGCGCTTTCCCGGTCCGCTGGACCCGCTGCGCGTGGCCGTCTTCCTGGCCCTCTTGGTGAACGGCGCCTTCCTCTACTATCTGATCCACCTGGCCTTCCTGATCCCGGTCTTCTGGCTGCACTCCAACCGCGGCCTGGGCGAGACCTTCTACACGCTGGAGAAGTACGCCGAGAAACCCGACCGGATCTTCCACGGCTGGGTGCGCCGGCTGCTGGTCACCGCCCTGCCCTTCTCGCTCATCGCCTCCTTCCCGGCGGCCCTGCTCTTCGAGGGGCTGCGACCCGGCCTGCTGCTGCACGTGCTGGGGGTGACGCTGCTGGCCTTCGCCGCCGCGCGGGCCGCCTGGCAGCTGGCGCTGCGCAATTACTCCTCCGCCTCGTCCTGA